In Natronomonas halophila, one DNA window encodes the following:
- a CDS encoding class I adenylate-forming enzyme family protein, which translates to MNLYERFAQQARARPERPAVVDPDGEDITYRALQEQAAAVAAFLDERTEPGDRVAALMLDNPTVLAVALGAWRAGCAFTPVNYRFGPDEVAHVLADVDPAVVIHDAVFASTATDAAERAGYGDVLVAGHTDGFDADVFGSPDAAPEPATRLDGEPAIVMHTSGTTGDPKGVVQTHRNVGAQVDAGIATYDVTAGDTAVVSVPLFHVGGFHGATLMGLFTGGSVVIHPAWGAAEWAQLVEATDATITGLVPAMMVDALDSDAAREHDTSSLRMCFYGGSPATESTLDAFEDAFAVDELLNYYGQTEAAGLTVAGTPETPRDEGALGKPVPSIEARVVDPDTGEDVPDGEDGELWLRGDSVMPRYWEAPELTDRAFDGEWFRTGDVVHRADGILYFVDRLDDIVLSGGEKVAPSRVESVLAEMDGVDAVAVFGTPHERLGEAVTAAIVGDESVSADYVETFCANHDGLAGYEKPRRIHFVDSFPRTGSQKIDKTALAEQVGE; encoded by the coding sequence ATGAACCTCTACGAGCGCTTCGCACAGCAGGCCAGAGCGCGCCCGGAGCGGCCGGCAGTCGTCGACCCCGACGGGGAGGACATCACCTACCGGGCGTTACAGGAACAGGCCGCCGCCGTCGCCGCGTTCCTCGATGAGCGAACCGAACCCGGCGACAGGGTCGCGGCGCTGATGCTCGACAACCCCACTGTTCTCGCGGTTGCTCTCGGCGCGTGGCGCGCCGGCTGTGCCTTCACGCCGGTCAACTACCGCTTCGGGCCCGACGAGGTAGCCCACGTGCTTGCCGACGTCGACCCCGCGGTCGTCATCCACGACGCGGTGTTCGCGAGCACTGCAACTGATGCCGCCGAACGGGCTGGATACGGTGACGTACTCGTCGCCGGCCATACCGATGGGTTCGATGCCGACGTATTCGGCAGCCCCGACGCCGCGCCGGAGCCAGCGACACGACTGGACGGCGAACCGGCCATCGTCATGCACACGTCGGGCACGACGGGCGACCCGAAAGGCGTCGTCCAGACCCACCGAAACGTCGGCGCACAGGTCGACGCCGGTATCGCCACCTACGACGTGACGGCCGGCGATACCGCCGTCGTTTCGGTCCCGCTGTTCCACGTCGGGGGCTTCCACGGCGCGACGCTGATGGGACTGTTTACCGGCGGCTCGGTCGTCATCCATCCCGCCTGGGGCGCCGCGGAGTGGGCACAACTGGTCGAGGCCACCGATGCGACGATTACGGGGCTCGTCCCTGCGATGATGGTGGACGCGCTGGATAGCGACGCCGCTCGCGAGCACGATACCTCGTCGCTTCGGATGTGCTTCTACGGCGGCAGTCCGGCGACCGAATCGACGCTCGATGCGTTCGAGGACGCCTTCGCCGTCGACGAACTACTGAACTACTACGGCCAGACCGAGGCCGCGGGGCTGACGGTCGCCGGAACGCCGGAGACGCCACGGGACGAGGGCGCCCTCGGCAAGCCGGTCCCGAGCATCGAGGCGCGTGTCGTGGACCCCGATACCGGCGAGGATGTCCCCGACGGTGAGGACGGGGAGCTGTGGCTCCGCGGCGACAGTGTCATGCCCCGCTACTGGGAGGCACCGGAGCTAACCGACCGCGCGTTCGACGGCGAGTGGTTCCGGACTGGCGATGTGGTCCATCGAGCGGACGGCATCCTCTATTTCGTCGACCGACTCGACGATATCGTCCTCTCCGGGGGCGAAAAGGTCGCTCCCTCCCGCGTCGAGAGCGTCCTCGCGGAGATGGACGGCGTCGATGCGGTTGCGGTCTTCGGGACGCCGCACGAACGTCTGGGCGAGGCCGTTACCGCAGCTATCGTCGGGGACGAGTCGGTGTCGGCCGACTACGTCGAAACCTTCTGTGCGAACCACGACGGTCTCGCCGGCTACGAGAAGCCCCGCCGAATCCACTTCGTGGATTCCTTCCCGCGAACGGGTAGCCAGAAAATCGACAAGACGGCGTTAGCCGAGCAGGTCGGCGAGTAG
- a CDS encoding MBL fold metallo-hydrolase, with protein sequence MEYERHEFTQPLYGGVNALRIGDTLVDTGHVAPVCRDEVREALDGRLADIDRVLHTHPHIDHVGGSQTIDALADLPHIVPAGEREILYDYTDYLRQAREEMTRLLAGFPVDASMWDAYFPVQSYNEERIDIARELGDEETVELGGYELEAVTTPGHADPHLAFWHEPSGTLFSGDLVDSDGRFQYGPLLGDVGAYKESLRRIRDLDPEALVPMHGPEMTDPESRIEASLTDAERTEARLLRFLEGPEPRFAREFVIEELGVDGQRTPFLTLVVYEYLRHLEERGKIDLAVTDDGIRAEL encoded by the coding sequence ATGGAGTACGAGCGACACGAGTTCACCCAGCCGCTGTACGGCGGCGTCAACGCCCTTCGTATCGGTGACACGCTCGTCGATACGGGCCACGTCGCACCGGTCTGTCGAGATGAGGTTCGAGAGGCACTTGATGGGCGACTTGCGGATATAGACCGGGTGCTGCACACCCATCCGCATATCGACCACGTCGGCGGCTCACAGACCATCGACGCGCTGGCGGACCTCCCGCACATCGTTCCGGCGGGTGAACGCGAAATCCTCTACGACTACACCGATTACCTCCGACAGGCTCGCGAGGAGATGACCCGATTACTCGCGGGTTTTCCGGTCGACGCGAGTATGTGGGACGCCTACTTCCCGGTACAGTCGTACAACGAGGAACGCATCGATATCGCTCGGGAACTCGGTGATGAGGAGACCGTCGAACTCGGCGGCTACGAACTCGAAGCCGTCACGACGCCGGGCCACGCAGACCCGCATCTAGCCTTCTGGCACGAGCCCAGCGGCACCCTGTTTTCGGGCGACCTCGTCGATTCGGACGGTCGGTTCCAGTACGGGCCGTTGCTGGGAGACGTCGGCGCCTACAAGGAATCGCTCCGGCGAATTCGGGACCTCGACCCGGAGGCCCTCGTCCCGATGCACGGCCCGGAGATGACCGACCCTGAGTCGCGCATCGAAGCATCGTTGACTGACGCTGAGCGGACTGAAGCTCGCCTGTTGCGGTTCCTCGAGGGACCGGAGCCGCGGTTCGCACGGGAGTTCGTCATCGAGGAATTGGGTGTCGACGGCCAGCGGACGCCGTTTCTCACGCTCGTGGTTTACGAGTATTTGCGGCACCTCGAAGAACGGGGAAAAATCGACCTTGCGGTGACCGACGACGGGATTCGCGCGGAGCTATAG
- a CDS encoding acyl-CoA dehydrogenase family protein — translation MVNFGFSEEERAIRQTAREFAENEIAPVARHHEETGEWPEEVWEEAVDAGLVGGTLPEEYGGAGLSQVETCLFMEEICRVDAGMLAAIGTEFGTRMIREYGTDEQKEWILRGVAEGELIGALGNTEPNHGSNAAGIETTAEKDGDEYVINGVKTFITHGTIADYVLTMCRTGDEGHSGISAIIVETDRDGFEVESEIHKLGWNASETAQIRYDDVRVPEENLVGYEDAGFYQLMEFFEEERVGIAAQALGIAQGCLEETVDYVTQREQFDRELRKFQAVQHKVADMGLKVELARRLVYDAAQRVDDGEKPTKLASMAKLYASEIAEEVASDAIQLHGGNGYTTDYPVERHYRHTKIYQIGEGASEIQRNIIAKELLDL, via the coding sequence ATGGTAAATTTCGGGTTCTCCGAAGAGGAACGTGCCATCCGACAGACCGCCCGCGAGTTCGCCGAAAACGAAATCGCGCCGGTCGCCAGACACCACGAGGAAACCGGCGAGTGGCCCGAGGAAGTCTGGGAGGAAGCCGTCGATGCCGGCCTCGTCGGCGGAACGTTACCCGAGGAATACGGCGGTGCCGGCCTCTCACAGGTGGAGACGTGCCTGTTCATGGAGGAGATTTGCCGCGTCGACGCGGGGATGCTCGCGGCCATCGGCACCGAGTTCGGCACTCGGATGATTCGCGAGTACGGCACCGACGAACAGAAAGAGTGGATTCTCCGCGGGGTCGCCGAGGGCGAACTCATCGGCGCGCTCGGTAACACCGAACCCAACCACGGTTCCAACGCCGCCGGCATCGAGACGACCGCTGAGAAGGACGGCGACGAGTACGTCATCAACGGCGTCAAGACCTTCATCACCCACGGCACCATCGCCGATTACGTTCTCACGATGTGCCGGACCGGCGACGAGGGCCACAGCGGCATCTCCGCCATCATCGTCGAGACCGACCGCGACGGCTTCGAGGTCGAAAGCGAGATTCACAAACTCGGCTGGAACGCTTCGGAGACGGCCCAGATTCGCTACGACGACGTGCGCGTTCCCGAGGAGAACCTCGTCGGCTACGAGGACGCCGGTTTCTACCAACTGATGGAGTTCTTCGAGGAAGAACGGGTCGGCATCGCCGCCCAAGCCCTCGGCATCGCACAGGGGTGTCTGGAGGAGACGGTCGACTACGTCACACAGCGCGAACAGTTCGACCGCGAACTCCGGAAATTCCAGGCCGTCCAGCACAAGGTCGCGGATATGGGTCTGAAAGTCGAACTCGCGCGTCGCCTCGTCTACGACGCGGCCCAGCGCGTCGACGACGGCGAAAAACCGACCAAACTCGCCTCCATGGCGAAACTCTACGCCAGCGAAATCGCCGAAGAGGTCGCCAGCGACGCCATCCAACTCCACGGCGGCAACGGCTACACGACCGACTACCCCGTCGAACGCCACTACCGACACACGAAAATCTACCAAATCGGCGAAGGCGCCAGCGAGATTCAGCGGAACATCATCGCGAAGGAACTACTCGACCTATAG
- a CDS encoding class I adenylate-forming enzyme family protein — MNFATHVDKIARSTPDRLAMTDHTREVTYAELAGESNAFANALESLDVEAGDRVALYLPNSIGFMTAYLGAMKRGAIPFPINMRFQGQEIEYVLEDSGAVAAVTHGQFEDVLAGLDVPSLDHLIVADGERGHSYRQLVGAADTDYDPYPRKEDELAELMYTSGTTGRPKGVKHTHRNLGTNASGLVEAMGWSTDTTALTVCPLFHVSGLNVSTTPLLTVGAENHFLPEWDPDTALQTMAANDVTYAFFIPTMVIDMLERDVASYDLSSLELLGVGGSPMPKERIETVEETFGVTLLEGYGMTETTPLAAINRPDQEVRKAGSIGPPATEVVDVRIENPETGEEVGTNEKGELLWHGDTVTPGYFRMPEKNEEAFVQREGKRWLRSGDIARMDEDGHLFVEDRIDDMIITGGENVYPREIEDVLYELDGVVEVAVIGTPHERLGETVTAVVVADGDLSEADVEEHCRGRLTDYKVPRRIEFAEELPKTSTRKIDKVSLREEF, encoded by the coding sequence ATGAATTTCGCCACCCATGTCGACAAGATCGCTCGGAGCACTCCGGACCGTCTCGCGATGACCGACCACACGCGGGAGGTCACCTACGCGGAGTTGGCCGGCGAGTCGAACGCCTTCGCGAACGCGCTCGAATCGCTGGACGTCGAGGCCGGCGACCGGGTCGCGCTGTATCTCCCCAACAGTATCGGCTTCATGACGGCGTATCTCGGGGCCATGAAACGCGGCGCGATTCCCTTCCCCATCAACATGCGGTTTCAGGGACAGGAAATCGAATACGTGCTGGAGGATTCCGGCGCCGTCGCGGCGGTCACACACGGGCAGTTCGAGGACGTACTGGCCGGACTCGACGTCCCGTCGCTGGACCACCTCATCGTCGCCGACGGCGAGCGCGGGCACAGTTACCGCCAACTCGTCGGCGCGGCGGACACCGATTACGACCCCTATCCCCGCAAGGAGGACGAACTCGCGGAATTGATGTACACCAGCGGGACGACCGGTCGACCGAAGGGCGTCAAACACACCCACCGGAACCTCGGGACCAACGCCAGCGGCCTCGTGGAGGCGATGGGGTGGTCGACGGATACGACGGCGCTGACGGTGTGTCCGCTGTTCCACGTCTCCGGTCTCAACGTCTCGACGACGCCGCTTTTGACCGTCGGCGCGGAGAACCACTTCCTCCCGGAATGGGACCCCGACACTGCCCTCCAGACGATGGCCGCCAACGACGTGACCTACGCCTTCTTCATCCCGACGATGGTTATCGACATGCTGGAACGCGACGTCGCATCGTACGACCTCTCGTCGCTGGAGTTGCTCGGCGTCGGCGGGTCGCCGATGCCGAAAGAGCGCATCGAAACCGTCGAGGAGACGTTCGGTGTCACGCTGCTGGAGGGGTACGGCATGACTGAAACGACGCCGCTTGCGGCCATCAATCGCCCCGACCAGGAGGTTCGGAAAGCGGGAAGCATCGGCCCGCCGGCGACCGAGGTCGTCGACGTTCGCATCGAGAACCCGGAAACGGGCGAGGAGGTCGGAACCAACGAGAAGGGCGAGCTGCTGTGGCACGGCGACACCGTGACGCCCGGTTACTTCCGGATGCCAGAGAAGAACGAGGAGGCGTTCGTCCAGCGTGAGGGCAAACGCTGGCTCCGGTCGGGCGACATCGCACGCATGGACGAGGACGGCCACCTCTTCGTCGAGGACCGCATCGACGACATGATAATCACCGGCGGGGAGAACGTCTATCCGCGCGAAATCGAGGACGTACTCTACGAACTCGACGGCGTCGTCGAGGTTGCGGTCATCGGAACCCCACACGAGCGACTGGGGGAGACTGTCACGGCCGTCGTCGTCGCCGACGGCGACCTCTCGGAAGCCGATGTCGAGGAGCATTGCCGCGGCCGCCTCACCGACTACAAGGTGCCGCGTCGCATCGAGTTCGCCGAGGAGTTGCCGAAGACGTCCACGCGGAAGATCGACAAGGTGTCGCTCCGCGAGGAGTTCTGA
- a CDS encoding SDR family oxidoreductase, giving the protein MPNDWPQTPDSTDIYADDLLEGETALITGGGTGIGEEMALAFADHGADVAVASRSMEHLEPVAEKIEEKGQNACATTVDVRDKEKVDEMRNTVLDELGDISILVNNAGANFLTPLEDLSANGWRAVVGTILDGTAYCTMSVGDHMIDNGGGSIISMGATNSVHGAPFHGHSGAGKAGIHNLMQTVASEWAKYNVRANTIAPGIIETPGVTEAAGGALPEQILDHVPADRFGQPRDCVPLAVFLASDASAYVTGSYYPVDGGHLLLPSPY; this is encoded by the coding sequence ATGCCGAACGATTGGCCCCAGACGCCGGATAGCACCGACATCTACGCCGACGACCTGCTGGAGGGCGAGACCGCCCTGATTACGGGCGGCGGAACGGGAATCGGCGAGGAGATGGCGCTGGCCTTCGCCGACCACGGCGCCGACGTGGCCGTTGCGTCCCGAAGCATGGAGCATCTCGAACCGGTCGCCGAGAAAATCGAGGAGAAGGGCCAGAACGCCTGTGCGACCACTGTCGACGTCCGCGACAAGGAGAAAGTCGACGAGATGCGGAATACCGTCCTCGACGAACTGGGCGACATCTCGATTCTGGTCAACAACGCCGGGGCGAACTTCCTGACGCCGCTGGAGGACCTCTCGGCGAACGGTTGGCGCGCGGTCGTCGGCACGATTCTCGACGGCACCGCCTACTGTACGATGAGCGTCGGCGACCACATGATAGACAACGGCGGTGGCTCCATCATCTCGATGGGTGCGACCAATTCCGTCCACGGAGCGCCGTTCCACGGCCACTCGGGGGCCGGCAAGGCCGGCATCCACAACCTGATGCAGACGGTCGCAAGCGAATGGGCGAAATACAACGTCCGCGCGAACACCATCGCGCCGGGTATCATCGAGACGCCCGGCGTCACCGAGGCGGCCGGTGGTGCGCTCCCCGAGCAGATTCTGGACCACGTCCCCGCGGACCGATTCGGCCAGCCACGGGATTGTGTTCCACTCGCGGTTTTCCTCGCCTCCGACGCGTCGGCGTACGTGACCGGGAGTTACTATCCGGTCGACGGCGGGCATCTACTGCTGCCGTCACCGTACTGA
- a CDS encoding A/G-specific adenine glycosylase, with protein MTDAAEYLPEDTDAVREALIEWYEADHREYPWRQTDDAYEILVSEVMSQQTQLDRVVSAWEEFLAEWPTVEDLAAANRADVVGFWTDHSLGYNNRAKYLHEAANEVVSEHGGEFPETPEGLQELMGVGPYTANAVASFAFNNGDAVVDTNVKRVLYRAFDVPDSDPAFEAVASELMPDGESRVWNNAIMELGGVACEKKPKCDEAGCPWREWCHAYETNDFTAPDVPTQPEFEGSRRQMRGRVISTLREFDELPLDKLGPRIRVDYSPGGEYGREWLHELLSDLAEDGLVELREHGDETVARLQN; from the coding sequence ATGACCGACGCCGCCGAGTACCTCCCGGAGGACACCGATGCGGTCCGGGAGGCGCTCATCGAGTGGTACGAGGCCGACCACCGCGAGTACCCGTGGCGGCAGACCGACGACGCCTACGAGATTCTGGTCTCGGAGGTGATGAGCCAGCAGACTCAACTGGACCGTGTGGTTTCGGCGTGGGAGGAGTTTCTGGCAGAATGGCCCACGGTGGAGGATTTGGCGGCGGCCAACCGGGCCGACGTGGTCGGCTTCTGGACGGATCACTCGCTGGGCTACAACAACCGCGCGAAATATCTCCACGAAGCGGCTAACGAAGTCGTTTCCGAACACGGCGGCGAGTTTCCGGAGACGCCCGAAGGTCTACAGGAATTGATGGGCGTCGGCCCCTACACCGCCAACGCCGTCGCTTCCTTCGCGTTCAATAACGGTGATGCCGTCGTGGATACGAACGTCAAGCGCGTCCTCTATCGGGCGTTCGATGTTCCCGACTCGGACCCGGCGTTCGAGGCAGTTGCCTCCGAACTCATGCCTGACGGAGAGTCCCGAGTCTGGAACAACGCAATAATGGAGCTAGGTGGCGTCGCCTGCGAGAAGAAGCCGAAATGCGACGAAGCCGGGTGTCCATGGCGAGAGTGGTGTCACGCCTACGAGACCAATGACTTCACGGCGCCCGACGTACCAACACAACCAGAGTTCGAAGGCAGTCGACGGCAGATGCGCGGTCGGGTGATTTCGACGCTTCGGGAGTTCGATGAACTGCCCCTCGACAAATTAGGGCCCCGTATTCGAGTGGATTACTCTCCCGGCGGTGAATACGGCCGTGAGTGGCTCCATGAACTCCTCTCTGACCTTGCTGAGGACGGCCTGGTCGAACTGAGAGAACATGGTGACGAAACGGTTGCGCGCCTACAGAACTAG
- a CDS encoding inorganic phosphate transporter: MVMLLTVVGIAVAAFVGFNIGGSSTGVAFGPAVGSRLVRKPTAAALFVGFAFVGAWTVGRNVIATMSSSIVPAAQFTPIASVAVLFFTGASLLISNLYGVPASTSMTAVGAIVGLGLASGTLNQALMFVIVSAWIVAPLLSFLIGIVVGRYIYPYLDRYIAFTRFDLHFIQLDRSGTIPRPYVNPNATPQDVVGSFSVVLIACYMAFSAGASNAANAVAPLVGSGGSLTVNQGVLLAVAAFALGSFTIARRTLETVGDDITELPILASLIVSIVGGTVITILSYFGIPASLAVSTTSTIIGLGWGRASRAATLAELAKPAPSRPDLDVATGALVTSRVEEAPAGPTIGDIARQEKPAEKPEEIPDVPDVGAEGPADLDERSLFDPRAAKRIVTMWVLTPSLAIVASYPVFVLLL; the protein is encoded by the coding sequence ATGGTGATGCTGCTAACTGTCGTCGGTATCGCTGTCGCTGCATTCGTCGGGTTCAACATCGGAGGCTCATCGACAGGCGTGGCGTTCGGCCCGGCAGTCGGCTCACGGCTCGTTCGGAAGCCGACCGCTGCGGCCCTGTTCGTCGGGTTCGCCTTCGTCGGTGCGTGGACTGTCGGCCGGAACGTCATCGCGACGATGAGCAGCAGCATCGTGCCGGCAGCCCAGTTCACGCCCATCGCGAGCGTCGCGGTCCTGTTTTTCACCGGCGCGTCGCTGTTGATATCGAACCTCTACGGCGTTCCGGCCTCGACCTCGATGACGGCTGTCGGTGCCATCGTGGGATTGGGCCTCGCGTCCGGTACCCTCAATCAGGCGCTGATGTTCGTAATCGTCTCGGCGTGGATCGTCGCACCGCTGTTGAGCTTCCTCATCGGTATCGTGGTCGGGCGCTACATCTACCCGTATCTCGACCGCTACATCGCGTTCACGAGGTTCGACCTCCACTTCATCCAGCTTGACCGTTCGGGGACGATTCCACGTCCGTACGTGAATCCGAACGCGACACCACAGGACGTCGTCGGGTCGTTCTCGGTGGTTCTCATCGCCTGCTATATGGCGTTCTCTGCAGGGGCCTCGAACGCGGCGAACGCCGTAGCCCCGCTCGTCGGTTCAGGGGGCTCGCTCACCGTCAATCAGGGCGTCCTGCTCGCGGTGGCGGCGTTCGCGTTAGGTAGTTTCACGATCGCCCGTCGCACGCTGGAGACGGTTGGAGACGATATTACTGAGTTGCCGATTCTCGCGTCACTCATCGTCTCCATCGTCGGTGGGACAGTTATCACGATTCTCTCCTATTTCGGCATTCCCGCGAGTCTCGCGGTAAGTACGACGTCGACGATTATCGGGCTCGGATGGGGGCGGGCGAGTCGGGCAGCGACACTGGCGGAGTTAGCGAAGCCAGCCCCCAGTCGTCCGGATTTAGACGTCGCGACGGGCGCATTGGTCACTTCACGCGTCGAGGAGGCGCCTGCTGGCCCGACCATCGGGGATATCGCGCGACAGGAGAAACCGGCCGAAAAGCCGGAGGAAATTCCGGACGTTCCGGACGTCGGCGCGGAGGGGCCGGCGGATCTCGACGAGCGAAGTCTCTTCGATCCGAGGGCGGCCAAGCGTATCGTAACGATGTGGGTGTTGACGCCGTCGCTGGCGATTGTCGCCTCGTATCCCGTCTTCGTGTTGCTGCTGTGA
- a CDS encoding MATE family efflux transporter → MFELSNEEITSAPIHRVLTLLSIPLLAQNVVEVASLVIDLFWIGRLGGDAVAAVGLAAPLFSLLLILVIGVPYIGTMILVSQRVGADEQEAAREATFNGVVLGAILSIVIGGGAVVVAPTLVELLTVIRPEPTPAHVVELTVDYFRILALGLVFAATSDVIEAAFVARGDSRAALSISVATVGTILIADPVLIFGLEPIPALGVAGAALASVLGFAAGLVLAVAFVLRGRCGGVMSRAATRVSLDEFRALVDRGLAPSAQQANRRVADLVIVVIVFLAGGPAALAAYAVGTRVFSAASIPAQGFQSATQSVVGQNLGAGKPERAARTARVGVVILGGVLALLAIIQWAMASSITNILAPQLSGESFALAVEFLRLLAVSYPAYGAMYILQGGFNGASRGAVSFRSSLLQYWGLQIPLAGLAATLLGMGVVPVFGAIAVSHVLTAIVLAAYYYTQRDGMFRKAADSVAEASAD, encoded by the coding sequence ATGTTCGAACTGTCGAACGAGGAGATTACGTCCGCACCAATCCACCGCGTTCTGACGCTGTTATCGATTCCGTTGCTGGCCCAGAACGTCGTGGAAGTCGCATCGCTCGTGATCGACCTGTTCTGGATCGGTCGGCTGGGCGGCGACGCGGTCGCTGCCGTCGGTCTCGCCGCACCCCTGTTCAGTCTCCTGCTCATCCTCGTAATCGGCGTCCCCTACATCGGGACGATGATTCTGGTCTCCCAGCGTGTGGGGGCCGACGAGCAAGAGGCGGCACGAGAGGCGACGTTCAACGGCGTCGTTCTGGGAGCGATTCTGAGTATCGTCATCGGTGGCGGTGCCGTAGTAGTCGCACCGACGCTCGTCGAACTCCTGACCGTGATTCGCCCCGAACCAACCCCGGCACACGTCGTCGAACTCACGGTCGACTACTTCCGAATTCTCGCGCTTGGTCTCGTGTTCGCGGCGACCAGCGACGTAATCGAGGCCGCCTTCGTTGCGAGGGGCGACTCGCGGGCCGCTCTGTCCATCAGCGTTGCCACCGTCGGTACGATTCTCATCGCCGACCCCGTGCTGATATTCGGTCTGGAGCCGATTCCCGCGTTAGGCGTCGCCGGGGCAGCACTCGCCTCGGTACTGGGTTTCGCTGCCGGCCTCGTACTCGCTGTCGCGTTCGTCTTGCGGGGTCGCTGCGGTGGTGTCATGTCCCGGGCGGCCACCCGTGTCAGCCTCGACGAGTTTCGAGCGCTTGTCGACCGGGGGCTCGCGCCGTCGGCCCAACAGGCGAACCGCCGCGTGGCGGACCTCGTAATCGTCGTAATCGTATTCCTTGCCGGTGGGCCGGCAGCCCTGGCTGCGTACGCGGTCGGTACTCGCGTCTTCTCCGCCGCGTCGATTCCCGCCCAGGGGTTTCAGTCGGCGACCCAGAGCGTCGTCGGACAGAACCTCGGCGCTGGAAAGCCCGAGCGTGCTGCCCGCACAGCACGGGTCGGCGTAGTCATCCTCGGTGGGGTTCTCGCATTGCTCGCCATCATCCAATGGGCGATGGCAAGCAGTATCACGAACATCCTCGCCCCGCAACTCAGTGGCGAGTCGTTCGCTCTGGCGGTCGAATTCCTGCGGCTCTTGGCGGTCAGCTATCCGGCCTACGGTGCGATGTACATACTGCAAGGTGGATTCAACGGCGCCAGTCGGGGAGCGGTTAGTTTCCGCTCGTCTCTACTCCAGTATTGGGGCCTCCAGATTCCACTGGCCGGACTCGCTGCGACCCTCCTCGGGATGGGTGTGGTTCCAGTGTTCGGAGCAATCGCAGTTTCCCACGTCTTGACCGCAATCGTTCTCGCGGCGTACTACTACACGCAACGTGACGGGATGTTCCGCAAAGCGGCTGACAGCGTTGCTGAAGCTTCTGCCGATTAA
- a CDS encoding helix-turn-helix transcriptional regulator: MFLTDGGTSEDRLTSEDAFAILGNEYRAEIIRTLGEEQGTEGPRPTLAFSDLYSKADVDIATSQFNYHLQKLVGPFIDKTENGYRLRHEAVALYRTILAGTYTETASLERFQVGVDCYYCDAPIEARYADRRFTVLCSGCGREYSDTTAPPSIVEGNHEALLNRMNQYARHRILAFSKGVCSICANDLRTRVLPGEELGVSGSEQLDVFVHRSCDHCGAQQYMSVGLSLLYNPELIAFFQAQGRDITTTPIWELEFAMTDRFVDVRSTDPWEIALHIEQDGAELELVVDDTLTVLD; encoded by the coding sequence ATGTTCCTCACGGATGGGGGTACGTCAGAAGACCGGCTCACGTCGGAGGACGCCTTTGCGATACTCGGAAACGAGTATCGCGCGGAGATTATCCGAACGCTCGGCGAAGAGCAGGGCACGGAAGGACCGCGACCGACGTTAGCGTTCTCGGACCTGTATTCGAAGGCCGACGTCGATATCGCCACGAGCCAATTCAATTATCATCTCCAGAAACTCGTCGGGCCGTTCATCGACAAAACCGAAAACGGATACCGGTTACGACACGAAGCAGTAGCGCTGTACCGGACGATTCTGGCCGGCACCTATACCGAAACGGCGTCCCTCGAACGGTTTCAGGTGGGTGTCGACTGCTACTACTGTGACGCACCGATAGAAGCCCGCTATGCCGACCGGCGGTTCACCGTCCTCTGTTCGGGTTGTGGCCGGGAGTATTCCGATACGACGGCCCCGCCGAGTATCGTCGAGGGGAATCACGAGGCCCTGTTGAACCGGATGAATCAGTACGCTCGACACCGGATTCTCGCGTTTTCAAAGGGCGTTTGCTCGATTTGTGCCAACGACCTCCGGACACGAGTTCTTCCCGGAGAAGAACTGGGCGTGTCTGGGTCCGAACAGCTCGACGTGTTCGTTCACCGGTCGTGTGACCATTGCGGTGCACAGCAGTACATGTCGGTTGGCCTCTCACTGCTCTACAATCCCGAGTTAATCGCGTTTTTCCAGGCGCAAGGTCGCGATATCACGACGACACCAATCTGGGAATTGGAGTTCGCGATGACGGACCGGTTCGTGGACGTTCGCTCGACGGACCCGTGGGAAATCGCACTTCACATCGAACAGGACGGTGCCGAACTCGAACTCGTCGTCGACGACACTCTCACCGTTCTCGACTAA